A genome region from Acidobacteriota bacterium includes the following:
- a CDS encoding DUF6044 family protein has translation MNKEDIHRHITVLVAFAVITLVMTYPLFLQLGSSIRDPGDPMFNAWILAWDVEQLTNGNFSGFFDANIFFPHQRTLAYSEHLFPQSLVAAVPLVASNNPVLAHNLVTLLSMLTSAFGMYLLAHYLTENAVAGVVAGIVYGFSPFMFDHLVHVQLLAAGGIPLVFLFLARFFDEERWTDLAWLWFFVVIQMLANGYYAVYLTFFVSVTVTYQVLSAGKLRDPRFLAMLVLLGLGVALATGPFIYQYIAFKHEMGFERMYRSNAEISSFFSAPWFNRLYGGWLPDHPEARLFPGVTPVVLAMLGVVGALRTRGQGRESTTSGASLTNPRSWFFFFIALFVFSVWASFGTSVIGPYRLLYDHVPGFDGLRAVARIHIMTLNSLAVLAAFGVASVVAAIRRQGPRRVAAFGIPLLLLIEYFSVPVPTTRVPAKDELPSVYGWLAEEPGGGPILELPLPYRGPRKNLTEIARVYASTVHWRRILNGYSGYLPPVNREIRRRWNLVGPVQVVADAKTLGIHQILLHTQEFRGAGLKETRAALLDLDPPAVKVADIEGVEVWEIEDSGGVAAGSGVDGVRALPRSGWRASATVNTERAGLAIDGDPATSWRCETRPFGEVFTVDFGSQKRLGAIELMHGRNRKAFPRRLVVELASEEGVWRVVTERRFEWLPIEAFLRPLELPLVVEFEASTARYLRLTNAAPHQNAPWLISEIAIW, from the coding sequence ATGAATAAGGAAGATATCCACCGTCACATCACGGTCCTGGTCGCATTCGCGGTGATCACGTTGGTGATGACCTATCCGCTCTTTCTCCAGCTGGGAAGCTCTATTCGCGACCCCGGAGATCCAATGTTCAATGCATGGATCCTGGCCTGGGACGTGGAACAGCTCACAAATGGCAACTTCTCGGGATTCTTCGATGCGAACATCTTCTTTCCCCATCAGCGGACTTTGGCTTACTCCGAGCACCTGTTCCCCCAGTCGCTGGTGGCCGCGGTTCCGCTGGTGGCTTCGAACAACCCTGTGCTCGCTCATAACCTGGTGACCCTTCTCTCCATGCTGACCTCCGCGTTCGGCATGTACCTTCTCGCGCACTACCTGACGGAGAATGCTGTCGCCGGGGTGGTGGCTGGAATTGTCTACGGCTTCTCACCCTTCATGTTCGACCATCTCGTGCACGTCCAGCTGTTAGCCGCCGGGGGAATCCCGCTTGTCTTTCTCTTTCTGGCGCGATTCTTTGACGAGGAACGGTGGACCGATCTCGCGTGGCTCTGGTTCTTCGTCGTGATCCAGATGTTGGCGAACGGCTATTACGCCGTCTATCTCACCTTCTTCGTGTCGGTGACGGTCACTTACCAGGTGCTGTCAGCCGGCAAGCTGCGCGACCCACGTTTCCTGGCAATGCTGGTCCTGCTCGGGCTCGGGGTCGCGCTGGCGACCGGTCCATTCATATACCAGTACATAGCGTTCAAACACGAGATGGGATTTGAACGGATGTATCGTTCCAACGCCGAGATCTCGAGCTTCTTCAGTGCACCGTGGTTCAACAGGCTCTACGGGGGATGGCTCCCAGATCACCCGGAAGCGCGGTTGTTTCCTGGAGTCACGCCAGTCGTCTTGGCGATGCTCGGCGTCGTCGGCGCACTTCGAACGCGAGGGCAGGGGAGGGAGAGTACGACGTCGGGCGCGTCCCTGACAAACCCCCGTAGCTGGTTTTTCTTCTTTATCGCGCTGTTCGTCTTTTCGGTCTGGGCCAGCTTCGGAACCTCGGTCATCGGGCCATATCGCTTGCTCTACGACCACGTTCCCGGTTTCGACGGCCTCCGAGCGGTCGCCAGGATCCACATCATGACCCTGAACTCGCTCGCGGTACTGGCTGCCTTCGGCGTGGCATCCGTTGTCGCTGCCATCCGTCGCCAGGGACCGCGACGTGTTGCAGCATTCGGCATACCACTCTTACTGCTCATCGAGTACTTCTCGGTACCAGTCCCGACAACCCGAGTCCCCGCGAAAGACGAGCTGCCATCGGTGTACGGATGGCTCGCAGAAGAGCCGGGAGGCGGCCCGATCCTGGAATTGCCCCTGCCCTACCGTGGACCGAGAAAGAATCTCACAGAGATTGCCCGGGTCTACGCCTCCACCGTCCATTGGAGGCGCATTCTCAATGGCTACAGCGGTTACCTGCCGCCAGTGAATCGCGAAATCAGAAGGCGTTGGAATCTTGTCGGTCCGGTCCAGGTGGTGGCGGACGCCAAAACCCTCGGGATTCACCAGATACTCTTGCACACGCAGGAATTCCGAGGAGCCGGGTTGAAAGAAACGCGCGCGGCGCTGTTGGATTTGGATCCGCCGGCGGTCAAGGTCGCCGATATCGAGGGTGTCGAGGTTTGGGAGATTGAAGATTCGGGTGGAGTCGCTGCGGGATCCGGTGTTGACGGGGTTCGCGCGCTTCCCAGGTCGGGTTGGCGAGCTTCGGCTACGGTGAACACGGAGCGGGCTGGGCTCGCGATCGACGGTGATCCGGCGACCTCGTGGCGTTGTGAAACGCGGCCGTTCGGGGAGGTGTTTACGGTCGATTTCGGCTCGCAGAAAAGGCTGGGAGCGATCGAGCTCATGCACGGAAGGAACCGGAAAGCCTTTCCTCGCAGATTGGTCGTCGAGCTGGCGAGCGAGGAAGGTGTGTGGCGCGTGGTAACCGAAAGGCGATTCGAGTGGTTGCCCATCGAAGCCTTTTTGCGACCTCTTGAGCTCCCCCTAGTTGTGGAGTTCGAGGCATCAACCGCGCGCTACCTTCGGTTGACGAATGCCGCACCGCACCAGAATGCTCCGTGGCTGATTAGTGAAATCGCGATTTGGTAG
- a CDS encoding dihydrodipicolinate synthase family protein yields the protein MDQPRGAYAPVPTPLDQDLSFDAEAQAAHLRWLGSQGLDGALILGTNGEFPSFSLDERRAVAEAAAMAESGLDLILGVGSCAVPEALAMADTAASLGYGSILCPPPFYFRSAPVEGIAAFFLEVLNRSSLPVLLYHIPQVTGVPISDEILDLLDGHENLVGVKDSSGDLDELTRFTQRFSDGCYLVGNDRLLKASMDAGGAGSISAAASVAPSLVRAVQRGEADQASLDKVRALLEEYGLGPSVKALLRRFGFGSFETRSPLIGLDPESEPMLWATFCGLIEADRRPA from the coding sequence ATGGATCAACCACGGGGCGCCTATGCGCCGGTTCCGACACCCCTCGACCAGGACCTGAGCTTTGATGCCGAGGCACAGGCGGCGCACCTGAGATGGCTGGGATCGCAAGGGCTGGATGGCGCTCTCATTCTCGGAACCAATGGGGAATTCCCCTCCTTCTCCCTCGATGAACGGAGGGCGGTGGCGGAAGCTGCTGCGATGGCAGAATCGGGACTCGACCTGATCCTCGGAGTGGGCTCCTGCGCCGTACCTGAAGCCCTCGCGATGGCGGATACTGCAGCCTCGCTCGGGTACGGTTCGATTCTCTGTCCTCCTCCGTTCTATTTCCGCTCCGCGCCGGTCGAGGGCATTGCAGCTTTCTTCCTCGAGGTCCTGAACCGGTCATCCCTGCCGGTGCTGCTCTACCATATCCCGCAGGTCACCGGGGTGCCGATTTCGGACGAGATTCTCGATCTCCTCGACGGTCACGAGAACCTCGTGGGTGTCAAGGACAGCTCGGGCGATCTGGACGAACTCACTCGGTTCACGCAGCGCTTCTCGGACGGCTGTTATCTGGTCGGCAACGACCGTCTACTGAAAGCGAGCATGGACGCCGGAGGCGCCGGTAGTATCAGTGCGGCGGCGAGCGTCGCGCCTTCCCTGGTGCGTGCGGTGCAACGAGGAGAAGCTGACCAGGCATCGCTGGACAAGGTTCGGGCGCTGCTCGAGGAATATGGACTCGGACCGTCGGTCAAGGCCCTGCTCAGACGATTCGGTTTCGGCAGCTTTGAAACTCGCAGCCCCCTCATCGGGCTCGATCCGGAATCTGAGCCGATGCTATGGGCTACGTTCTGTGGTCTGATCGAGGCCGATCGGCGACCCGCTTGA
- a CDS encoding NAD(P)H-quinone oxidoreductase has translation MKAVVFDEPGDENVLRVTEVAAPELGEGEVRIAVAGAGVNRADLLQRRGLYPPPPGESNIIGLECAGTVTEVAAGAEDLAVGDRVMALLSGGGYATEVVVPSVCVMRTPQSSTDLEAAAIPEVFITAFLNLFQIGGLEAGGTALVHGGSGGVGTAAIQLGRESGATLLVTAGTAERCRACVDLGAAAAFNYRDEDFSERTLEATDGRGVDVVLDCVGAPYLDRHLDVLAPSGRLVVIGLQGGPRAELDLVRLLRKRISITGSTLRARPTEEKGHIIGAFVRRFGPELMTGAIRPIIDRVLPLGEASHAHRLLAAGEIFGKIVLEMP, from the coding sequence ATGAAGGCAGTGGTCTTCGACGAACCGGGGGACGAGAATGTCCTGCGCGTTACTGAGGTTGCGGCCCCGGAGCTTGGGGAGGGAGAGGTACGGATCGCGGTCGCAGGTGCCGGTGTCAATCGCGCCGACCTTCTACAGCGCCGGGGGCTTTACCCTCCCCCACCTGGCGAGTCGAACATCATCGGTCTCGAATGTGCCGGCACCGTGACCGAGGTCGCTGCCGGGGCTGAAGATCTGGCAGTGGGTGATCGCGTCATGGCGTTGCTGTCGGGCGGTGGCTATGCGACGGAGGTCGTCGTCCCATCCGTCTGTGTGATGCGGACGCCGCAGTCGTCAACAGATCTCGAGGCGGCCGCGATACCCGAAGTCTTCATCACGGCATTTCTCAATCTCTTTCAGATCGGCGGGCTCGAAGCTGGCGGCACCGCACTGGTGCACGGCGGGAGCGGAGGGGTCGGGACCGCCGCAATCCAGCTCGGCAGGGAGTCTGGCGCAACGCTACTGGTCACCGCGGGCACCGCCGAACGGTGCCGGGCGTGTGTCGACCTCGGTGCGGCAGCAGCGTTCAACTATCGCGACGAGGATTTCTCTGAGCGAACTCTCGAGGCCACGGACGGGCGCGGAGTCGACGTCGTCCTGGACTGCGTCGGCGCACCCTACCTCGATCGCCACCTCGACGTGCTCGCGCCCTCAGGCCGCCTCGTCGTGATCGGTCTGCAGGGTGGACCACGGGCTGAGTTGGATCTCGTCCGCCTGTTGCGCAAGCGCATCTCGATCACCGGATCGACGCTCCGCGCACGACCGACAGAGGAGAAGGGTCACATCATCGGGGCCTTCGTCAGACGGTTCGGTCCGGAACTCATGACCGGCGCGATCCGGCCGATCATCGATCGCGTCCTGCCCCTCGGAGAGGCTTCACATGCCCACCGCCTCCTCGCGGCGGGAGAGATTTTCGGAAAGATCGTGCTGGAGATGCCCTGA
- the lpdA gene encoding dihydrolipoyl dehydrogenase, whose translation MVDRYDLAVIGAGPGGYVCAIRAAQLGLRTALVETRHALGGTCLNVGCIPSKALLESSELFEAARLHFADHGVKISDVQLDIDTMLARKSGIVKELTDGIAMLMKKNKVTVVNGRGTVTAAGKVSVARDGGETEIEAVSICLAMGSEPVELPFLPFDGERVVSSTEALDFSSVPKRLVVVGAGAVGLELGSVWRRLGSEVTVVEMLPTITPFADTAMAKALQRSLTDQGLDFRLESKVTAGKVLKKSVKLTIESAKGESEELSCDKVLVAVGRRPVTGGAGLESVGVALDERGRVAVDDHLQTNVEGIFAIGDLVRGPMLAHKAEEEGVAVAEHIAGKAAHVNYEAIPNVVYTEPELAMVGRTEAELKEDGIKFSSGRFMFRANGRAKSLGLQEGMVKILADAETDRILGVHMVGPRVSELIAEAAVAMEFSASAEDLARTCHAHPTLSEVVKEAALAVDKRSIHS comes from the coding sequence ATGGTCGACCGATACGATCTTGCAGTTATTGGCGCGGGGCCGGGGGGCTATGTCTGCGCGATCCGCGCCGCCCAACTCGGACTCAGGACCGCGCTGGTCGAGACACGTCACGCCCTCGGCGGCACCTGTCTGAACGTCGGGTGCATCCCCTCTAAGGCCCTCCTCGAGTCGTCTGAGCTCTTCGAGGCGGCCAGGCTGCATTTCGCGGACCATGGCGTCAAGATCTCTGACGTGCAACTGGATATCGACACGATGCTCGCGCGCAAGAGCGGCATCGTCAAGGAACTGACCGATGGCATCGCGATGTTGATGAAGAAGAACAAGGTCACCGTGGTCAACGGTCGCGGAACGGTGACCGCGGCCGGCAAGGTGTCGGTGGCCAGAGATGGCGGTGAAACCGAGATCGAGGCCGTCAGCATCTGCCTCGCGATGGGCTCCGAGCCGGTGGAGCTGCCCTTCCTCCCGTTCGACGGTGAACGCGTTGTGTCGTCAACGGAAGCGCTCGACTTTTCGTCGGTCCCGAAACGCCTCGTTGTGGTCGGCGCAGGGGCGGTCGGCCTCGAACTCGGCAGCGTATGGCGGCGTCTCGGATCCGAGGTCACGGTGGTAGAGATGCTGCCCACGATCACGCCATTCGCCGACACTGCGATGGCCAAGGCGCTGCAACGAAGCCTCACAGACCAGGGCCTGGATTTTCGCCTCGAATCCAAGGTCACGGCCGGAAAGGTCCTCAAGAAGAGCGTCAAGCTGACAATCGAAAGCGCGAAGGGGGAATCCGAAGAACTTTCCTGTGACAAGGTGCTGGTTGCCGTCGGTCGGCGTCCCGTGACCGGAGGTGCCGGCCTTGAATCGGTCGGTGTCGCTCTCGACGAGCGAGGCCGGGTGGCGGTCGACGATCACCTCCAGACGAACGTCGAGGGCATATTCGCAATCGGCGATCTGGTACGGGGTCCGATGCTTGCTCACAAGGCGGAGGAGGAAGGCGTCGCAGTCGCCGAGCACATCGCCGGAAAGGCCGCTCACGTCAACTACGAAGCCATACCAAACGTGGTCTATACCGAACCGGAACTCGCCATGGTCGGGCGCACTGAAGCTGAGCTCAAGGAAGACGGGATCAAGTTCTCGAGCGGGCGGTTCATGTTTCGCGCCAACGGGCGGGCAAAGAGCCTTGGCCTGCAAGAAGGCATGGTCAAGATCCTCGCTGACGCGGAGACCGATCGCATTCTCGGTGTTCACATGGTTGGCCCGCGGGTTTCGGAGCTCATCGCGGAAGCGGCCGTCGCTATGGAGTTCTCGGCCAGCGCCGAGGATCTCGCGAGGACCTGTCACGCCCATCCGACCCTGTCGGAGGTCGTGAAAGAAGCCGCCCTCGCCGTCGACAAGCGATCGATTCATTCATAA